The proteins below come from a single Chryseobacterium sp. MA9 genomic window:
- a CDS encoding SDR family NAD(P)-dependent oxidoreductase, which produces MEPTISSLQQPIQSGFNAFSTAQEVIQGIDLTGKNVIITGGYAGIGLETTKALTSAGAHVIIPARDIEKAGKNLTGIQNFDLEKMDLMDPASIDAFAERFLSSGRSLDILINNAGIMWVPLRRDSRGFESQLATNYLGQFHLTAKLWPALKKANGARVISVSSYGHQMSPFNFEDPNFEKRDYDTLSGYGQSKTACNLFAVELDERGKKFNIRAYSLHPGSVYGTDLGREEPTELFKQLGTHDENGNIKPEVEARLKTLPQGAATTVWCAVSPQLNEIGGVYCENCDIAEIDRGQIEHRFDEPATIRGVQPYSIDKKNAEELWKLSEEMLGFRFDAK; this is translated from the coding sequence ATGGAACCAACTATCAGCTCATTGCAGCAACCTATTCAATCTGGCTTTAATGCGTTTTCAACAGCTCAGGAAGTTATTCAGGGAATTGATCTTACCGGAAAAAACGTTATCATTACCGGTGGTTATGCAGGCATTGGTCTTGAAACCACAAAAGCCCTTACTTCAGCCGGAGCGCATGTTATTATTCCCGCCAGAGATATTGAAAAAGCAGGAAAAAACCTTACAGGAATTCAAAATTTTGATCTTGAAAAAATGGATCTGATGGATCCGGCATCCATTGATGCTTTTGCAGAAAGATTTTTATCATCGGGCAGAAGTCTCGATATCCTTATTAATAATGCAGGAATCATGTGGGTTCCTCTCCGCAGAGACAGTAGAGGTTTTGAATCTCAGCTGGCAACTAACTACCTTGGACAGTTCCACCTTACTGCAAAACTATGGCCGGCTCTAAAAAAAGCAAACGGAGCAAGAGTTATCAGTGTTTCTTCTTATGGACACCAGATGTCTCCTTTTAATTTTGAAGACCCCAATTTTGAGAAAAGAGATTATGACACCCTTTCCGGATACGGGCAATCCAAAACAGCCTGTAATTTATTTGCTGTAGAACTTGATGAGAGGGGGAAAAAATTCAATATCAGAGCTTATTCTCTTCACCCGGGTTCTGTATACGGAACTGATCTGGGCAGAGAAGAACCTACTGAACTTTTTAAACAGCTTGGAACTCATGATGAAAACGGAAATATCAAACCGGAAGTGGAAGCACGGTTGAAAACCTTACCACAAGGAGCTGCAACAACAGTCTGGTGCGCTGTAAGCCCTCAACTCAACGAAATAGGCGGAGTTTATTGTGAAAACTGTGATATTGCGGAGATCGACAGAGGGCAGATTGAGCACAGGTTTGATGAACCGGCTACCATCCGAGGAGTACAGCCCTATTCTATTGATAAAAAGAATGCAGAAGAGTTATGGAAACTGAGTGAAGAGATGTTGGGATTCCGCTTTGATGCCAAATAA
- a CDS encoding glycosyltransferase family 2 protein, which translates to MKPTISIVVAIYNRKDELFELLTSLTQQTDREFEIIIVDDGSLIDLKPTIKNFEQGLDIKYFRKDNSGPGLTRNYGAARAANEWLVFVDSDVIVEKDYIEHIKNDIITIPCDAFGGADKAHKGFNLMQKAISYSMTSVFTTGGIRGNKKAVSKFQPRSFNMGVKKAVFEKVGGFSEMRIGEDPDLSMTLWENGFTTAFFDDIAVYHKRRVDFGKFSKQVYQFGCARPILNQRHPNYVKISFAFPTLFMLGYVMGFLEYFMLGRGVILSFYGLYTFLVLFHALLLTKNISIAGMAVISTYIQMFSYGYGFLKSWILLNVLKMKPEEAFPHHYYKK; encoded by the coding sequence TTGAAGCCTACTATTTCCATTGTCGTTGCCATTTACAACCGAAAAGATGAACTTTTTGAGCTGCTGACCTCCCTTACCCAGCAGACAGATAGGGAGTTCGAGATCATTATCGTAGATGATGGTTCTTTGATTGATCTGAAACCTACCATCAAAAACTTTGAACAGGGTTTAGATATTAAATATTTCAGAAAGGATAACTCAGGGCCCGGATTGACAAGAAACTACGGGGCGGCAAGAGCAGCGAATGAATGGCTGGTATTTGTAGACAGTGATGTCATCGTGGAAAAGGATTATATTGAACATATTAAAAACGATATCATTACAATTCCCTGTGATGCGTTTGGGGGAGCAGATAAGGCGCATAAAGGGTTTAACCTGATGCAGAAAGCCATTTCCTATTCCATGACTTCTGTTTTTACAACCGGAGGGATAAGAGGAAATAAAAAAGCAGTTTCCAAGTTTCAGCCCAGAAGCTTCAACATGGGCGTGAAAAAGGCTGTTTTTGAAAAAGTAGGCGGATTTTCAGAAATGAGAATAGGTGAGGATCCGGATCTGTCTATGACCCTTTGGGAAAATGGTTTTACTACTGCTTTTTTTGATGATATTGCTGTATATCATAAACGTAGAGTTGATTTTGGAAAATTCTCCAAGCAGGTCTATCAGTTTGGATGTGCAAGACCAATTCTGAATCAGAGACACCCCAACTATGTGAAGATTTCTTTCGCATTTCCTACCTTATTTATGTTAGGGTATGTGATGGGCTTTCTGGAGTATTTTATGTTGGGAAGAGGAGTAATCCTTTCTTTCTACGGATTGTACACCTTCTTGGTATTGTTTCATGCTTTATTACTTACTAAAAATATCAGCATTGCCGGTATGGCGGTTATTTCCACTTATATTCAAATGTTTTCTTACGGATATGGGTTCTTAAAATCCTGGATTCTGCTGAATGTTTTAAAAATGAAACCTGAGGAAGCCTTTCCACATCATTATTATAAGAAGTAA
- a CDS encoding aminotransferase class I/II-fold pyridoxal phosphate-dependent enzyme: MENFNAANEIQDLQYFGEFGGVNPSISDSSTYTFLSAKTMFDTFEGNAEGCYLYSRHSSPMNLYLAQALAKMENTESANVTASGMGAITSVLMQLCKSGDHIISSRTIYGGTYAFLKNFMPQFNVATSFVDINNFEAVENAITPNTKVIYCESVSNPLLEVADLRKLSEICKKHNLKLIVDNTFSPLSISPTVFGADVVIHSLTKFINGSSDTVGGVYCATQAFIDDTKNVNSGACMLLGPTMDSLRSSSILKNLRTLHIRIKQHSHNAMYLAERFEEDGLKVSYPGLPSHKNHELMKSMIHEEYGYGGLLTLDAGTTEKANELMEMMQAENLGYLAVSLGFYKTLFSCSGKSTSSEIPEEERASIGISDGLIRFSIGLDHDIKRTYHKMKECMLKVGVLNHHENISIS; encoded by the coding sequence ATGGAAAACTTTAACGCAGCCAACGAGATCCAGGATCTTCAGTATTTTGGTGAATTCGGAGGAGTGAATCCTTCTATCTCAGACAGCTCTACCTATACGTTCCTTTCTGCAAAGACCATGTTTGATACTTTTGAAGGAAATGCGGAAGGATGCTATCTGTACTCCAGACATTCATCCCCAATGAACCTTTATCTGGCACAAGCTCTTGCCAAGATGGAAAACACGGAATCTGCCAACGTTACCGCATCCGGAATGGGAGCTATTACTTCTGTTTTGATGCAGCTGTGCAAAAGTGGAGACCATATTATTTCAAGCAGAACCATCTACGGAGGAACTTATGCTTTTCTTAAAAACTTCATGCCTCAGTTTAATGTAGCAACCAGCTTTGTTGACATCAACAATTTTGAGGCAGTAGAAAATGCAATTACTCCCAATACTAAAGTAATCTACTGTGAAAGCGTGAGCAATCCGCTTCTTGAAGTAGCAGACCTTAGAAAACTTTCTGAAATCTGTAAAAAACACAACCTGAAACTGATTGTAGACAATACCTTCTCCCCTCTTTCTATCTCTCCTACAGTATTCGGGGCAGATGTTGTGATCCACAGTTTAACGAAATTCATCAATGGAAGCAGTGATACTGTAGGAGGTGTATATTGTGCAACACAGGCATTTATTGATGATACCAAAAATGTAAATTCCGGGGCGTGTATGCTTCTTGGACCAACGATGGACAGTTTAAGATCTTCAAGTATTTTAAAAAACCTGAGAACATTACATATCAGAATAAAACAGCACAGCCACAATGCGATGTATCTTGCTGAAAGATTCGAGGAAGATGGTTTAAAGGTATCTTATCCGGGATTACCATCGCACAAAAACCATGAATTAATGAAAAGCATGATTCATGAAGAATACGGATACGGAGGATTACTTACTCTGGATGCAGGCACAACAGAAAAGGCAAATGAACTGATGGAAATGATGCAGGCAGAAAACCTTGGCTACCTTGCTGTAAGCTTAGGATTCTATAAAACCTTATTCTCATGCTCAGGAAAATCTACTTCATCTGAAATTCCAGAGGAAGAACGTGCTTCCATAGGGATTTCCGACGGATTGATCAGATTCTCCATCGGCCTGGATCACGACATCAAAAGAACTTACCATAAAATGAAGGAGTGTATGCTGAAAGTAGGTGTTCTTAACCACCATGAAAACATTTCTATATCCTAA
- a CDS encoding Lrp/AsnC family transcriptional regulator yields the protein MELDETDKKLLFFLQEDCKQTTKELSGKLGLSVTAIYERVKKLENAGVISKYVALLDKSKVKKNFIVLCHVKLSQHKKEFVLQFEKEVMDLQEVTECFHVSGDYDYILKIGVKDIEDYRSFMLTKLTTLQHIASTHSSFMISEVKNTTAIVL from the coding sequence ATGGAACTTGACGAAACCGATAAGAAACTCCTGTTTTTTCTACAGGAAGACTGTAAACAAACCACCAAAGAACTGTCCGGCAAGCTTGGATTGTCTGTTACAGCGATTTACGAGCGTGTAAAAAAGCTTGAAAATGCAGGTGTTATTTCAAAATATGTAGCCTTGCTGGACAAGAGTAAAGTTAAGAAAAATTTTATCGTTCTGTGTCATGTGAAATTAAGCCAGCATAAAAAAGAATTTGTACTTCAGTTTGAAAAAGAGGTAATGGATCTGCAGGAAGTAACAGAGTGCTTCCATGTAAGCGGAGATTACGATTATATCCTTAAAATAGGTGTAAAAGATATTGAAGACTATCGCAGTTTTATGCTGACAAAGCTTACGACACTTCAGCACATCGCAAGCACGCACAGCTCATTTATGATTTCCGAAGTGAAAAATACAACGGCGATCGTATTATAG